The Corynebacterium freiburgense region TGGAGAGGCTGCTAATTTAATATCGAGCCAATGATCGTCCCCACATCGCCAAGGTGTTCTACTTCGCTGGCAAGGAAATCTGGGCCGCCGGGTCGTCCAATAACTAAAACAAGTGAGGTTCCATCGATGGGGGTCGCGGCCAGCGCGGAGTCTAACATTGCCCAACCTGGTGGAACCCAAGGATCGTGTTCCGGGGTTAATACGCATGCGGATTCGATATGGATTGCGGGTGAGGATCCATCGTCGGCAGGAGCTGCAGGAGAGGCAGCCACACGGGTTGATCCATCTGCAACATCGAGGACAATGCCCCAACCAGAAGTCATTGTTCGAGGAATCACAGCAACCAGTTCCTCCATTGCGCGGCATACGTCACGCCGGTGGGTGGCCACAGCGGCGAGCATTTCAATTTGCCCACGGCGATCAATAGTTCCAGTAAAGGGGCGGATGGAATCCACTTCAACACCGGGAAGCTGTTGAGCAGCGGTAATAAGACTATCGGGGAGTTTGGTTTTAGGGAGTGTTACTACAATGTCATCAATAACGGTTCCGTCAGGGAAATTATGTACTACATCCACGGATTGAATATTGCCTTCCACCATGCCAAAGGCGTCTGCTAACTGACCGAGACTGCCAGGTACGTCTGGAAGAACAACGCGGATCAGGTAGGACATAGTAGAGTACGCTCCTTGGGGGCTTTGCCGAACTCGGTGAAACTACTTTCATGATTTTGAACGCATTACAAATAAGAATAGTTCCCAATCACATTTTTTATGTGAATTACACGAGGTCATTTCATTATTTGCGGCATCTGATTGGTGTTTCATTATGGCCCAATTACCGAGCAAGGCAGGGCAGTGCGTTAAGCTGATGGAATTGTAGAACCCCCACATGAACAGAAGGACACAACCGTGCCGGAAATTTCGCGCGATGAGGTTGCTCACCTTGCACGACTAGCCCGTTTGGCGCTTACGGATGACGAGCTGGATCAATTTGCGGAGCAGATTGACGGGATTATCGCCAATGTAAGCGCTGTTGGCCAAGTTGCTGCTGAGGGTGTTGAGCCAATGAGCCATCCACACTCTATTCGCACAACTATGCGTGAAGATATTGTGGAGAAAACACTCACACCTGAGCAAGCGCTAGATCAAGCACCAGAAGTTGCTGAACAGCGATTTGTTGTACCACAGATTTTGGGGGAGTGACCAATGGATAAATATATTGTCGGTGCTGCTGGGGCCCATGAGCTTACTAAGCTCACTGCGGCGGAATTGGCTGCGAAAATTCATTCGCGTGAAGTTTCTTCGGTTGAGGTCACACAGGCTCACCTTGATCGCATCACTGATATTGACCAGGATATTCATGCATTTTTGCACGTCGGTGCTGATGCAGCATTGGCGGCGGCCCGGGACGTCGATACGCGTTTAGCTGCAGGTGAGCAACCACAATCGCCACTGGCAGGTGTGCCTTTGGCCCTCAAAGATGTGTTCACTACTATCGACGCCCCGACCACCTGCGCCTCCAAAATCCTTGAGGGTTATATGGCGCCCTATGATGCAACGGTAACGCGAAAGATTCGC contains the following coding sequences:
- the gatC gene encoding Asp-tRNA(Asn)/Glu-tRNA(Gln) amidotransferase subunit GatC: MPEISRDEVAHLARLARLALTDDELDQFAEQIDGIIANVSAVGQVAAEGVEPMSHPHSIRTTMREDIVEKTLTPEQALDQAPEVAEQRFVVPQILGE
- a CDS encoding amino acid-binding ACT domain protein, translating into MSYLIRVVLPDVPGSLGQLADAFGMVEGNIQSVDVVHNFPDGTVIDDIVVTLPKTKLPDSLITAAQQLPGVEVDSIRPFTGTIDRRGQIEMLAAVATHRRDVCRAMEELVAVIPRTMTSGWGIVLDVADGSTRVAASPAAPADDGSSPAIHIESACVLTPEHDPWVPPGWAMLDSALAATPIDGTSLVLVIGRPGGPDFLASEVEHLGDVGTIIGSILN